One Paenibacillus riograndensis SBR5 DNA segment encodes these proteins:
- a CDS encoding FecCD family ABC transporter permease: MRRTTAISFDEVRRRRGLQVLAILSLLIAAALIISVNTGYIRLTPLELLHTLLGRGTDKQELILFDFRLPRIVISILVGAGLAVSGAVMQGVFRNDLADPGILGINAGAGLMVMLLLTGVAVAAGMSAAMIVLTLRLDPDKYQFVATWLAGSIWGTSWKFVLSLLPWILIQLPYVIYKARVMNVLNLGDQTVTGLGAAVTKEQFRLPGAAVGLAAANVAVSGGIGFVGLIGPHLARRLVGPKHQLLLPASALLGSLLVLTADTMGRRILQPSEIPTGIVVAVIGAPYFLYLLARTKS, from the coding sequence ATGCGCAGGACTACGGCTATAAGTTTTGATGAAGTTAGACGCAGGCGCGGACTTCAAGTGCTGGCCATCCTGTCGCTCTTGATTGCTGCTGCTCTGATCATCAGTGTGAATACAGGATACATACGTTTGACACCGCTGGAGCTGCTGCATACCCTGCTTGGCCGGGGGACGGACAAGCAGGAGCTCATTCTTTTCGATTTCCGTCTGCCACGGATTGTGATTTCAATTCTGGTTGGAGCTGGTCTGGCGGTTTCGGGAGCGGTGATGCAAGGAGTTTTCCGCAATGATCTGGCCGACCCCGGTATTCTCGGGATCAATGCCGGAGCGGGATTGATGGTTATGCTGCTGCTGACCGGTGTAGCGGTTGCTGCAGGGATGAGTGCAGCGATGATTGTGCTGACCCTGCGCCTTGATCCGGATAAATACCAATTTGTTGCCACCTGGCTGGCGGGCAGTATCTGGGGAACCAGTTGGAAGTTCGTGCTGTCCCTGCTGCCCTGGATTCTCATTCAGCTGCCTTATGTGATCTATAAGGCTAGAGTCATGAATGTGTTGAATCTGGGCGACCAGACTGTAACCGGGTTGGGTGCGGCAGTAACCAAGGAACAATTCCGTCTGCCCGGGGCTGCCGTAGGATTGGCAGCGGCCAATGTAGCGGTAAGCGGGGGAATCGGGTTTGTGGGCTTGATCGGCCCCCATCTGGCCCGGCGCCTGGTGGGACCGAAGCATCAGCTGCTGCTGCCTGCTTCGGCACTGCTGGGTTCCTTGCTTGTCCTGACGGCGGATACCATGGGCCGCCGGATTCTGCAGCCGTCTGAAATACCGACCGGTATTGTTGTCGCGGTAATCGGTGCGCCTTATTTTCTTTATTTGCTGGCCCGCACCAAATCTTAG
- a CDS encoding integrase core domain-containing protein, translated as MIRSMSRRGNCYDNACIESFHSILKRELIYRTKFQTQKEAQNQLFRYIEFFYNRKRIHSKLGYLSPDRFEELYYSNLALAN; from the coding sequence ATGATTCGCAGCATGAGCCGCCGAGGGAACTGCTACGACAATGCTTGCATTGAATCGTTTCACAGTATTCTCAAACGAGAACTCATCTACCGTACAAAATTCCAAACGCAAAAAGAAGCGCAGAACCAGTTGTTTCGGTATATTGAGTTCTTCTATAACCGAAAACGAATACACAGTAAGCTGGGTTATCTTTCACCGGATCGCTTTGAGGAACTATATTACAGCAATCTTGCACTAGCAAACTGA
- a CDS encoding DDE-type integrase/transposase/recombinase: MREHNLRSQAMGNFKVQTTDSNHDFSIAPNWLNQHFDVCTRPNQVWVTDITYIRTRQGTVYLASVLDLYTRKIVGWQLGNRMKVELVSAALDKAYSAQKPGKGLITIPIAEVSTPL, translated from the coding sequence ATGCGAGAGCACAATCTTCGTTCCCAAGCAATGGGGAATTTTAAAGTTCAGACGACTGATTCGAACCACGACTTCTCGATTGCCCCGAATTGGCTAAACCAACATTTCGACGTGTGTACTAGGCCCAACCAAGTATGGGTCACGGATATTACCTATATCCGAACACGCCAAGGCACGGTCTATTTAGCGAGCGTTTTAGATTTATACACACGCAAGATTGTCGGCTGGCAACTGGGCAACCGAATGAAAGTCGAATTGGTTTCAGCGGCCCTGGACAAGGCCTACAGCGCACAGAAGCCCGGGAAAGGACTGATCACCATTCCGATCGCGGAAGTCAGTACGCCTCTGTAG
- a CDS encoding IS3 family transposase, producing the protein MEPGTKGKGTNKGNAHLQQRPGLKFQFIEEHRSVFRIEKMCSVLGVSRSGYYKWRATPPSERKKHRERLVQRIEYHFHDNGEIYGSPKITKKLQQEGFTVGEKTVG; encoded by the coding sequence ATGGAGCCTGGAACAAAGGGAAAAGGGACAAATAAGGGCAATGCACATCTTCAGCAAAGACCGGGACTGAAGTTCCAGTTTATTGAGGAACATCGCTCCGTGTTCCGCATTGAGAAGATGTGCAGCGTACTCGGAGTCTCCCGAAGTGGATATTACAAGTGGCGGGCGACTCCTCCCAGTGAGCGCAAGAAGCATCGGGAACGGCTCGTACAGCGCATTGAATACCACTTTCATGACAACGGTGAAATTTACGGTAGCCCCAAAATCACAAAGAAGCTCCAGCAAGAAGGGTTTACCGTGGGAGAGAAAACGGTAGGCTGA
- a CDS encoding GntR family transcriptional regulator yields the protein MLDEKIATPLYEQLKEKLKNEIAEGRLKPGEKLLPEVELAQKYEVSVITVRRATNELRNEGLLEKRQGKGTFVAMAKYPKDLNQILSFTEASKLIGAVPSAKVLASELMIPGNDILEQLELPPGSQTVYISRLRLLDNNPMVIENNYFSIQYSFLLEENLNDHSLFQILKEKTGIQISKSKRTIEICRATMQEASYLQVSKNSPLLLVHGVVYGNNDKIVYVGNQIINGEKYKLHV from the coding sequence ATGTTAGACGAGAAAATCGCTACACCATTGTATGAGCAGCTAAAAGAAAAGCTGAAGAACGAAATTGCCGAAGGAAGGCTGAAGCCTGGAGAGAAGCTGCTGCCCGAAGTGGAGTTGGCTCAAAAATATGAAGTCAGTGTAATCACCGTCCGGAGGGCGACCAATGAGCTGAGGAACGAAGGACTGCTGGAGAAAAGGCAAGGCAAAGGTACATTTGTCGCCATGGCCAAATATCCAAAGGATCTAAACCAGATTCTCAGCTTTACCGAAGCCAGCAAGCTGATTGGGGCGGTCCCGAGTGCGAAGGTGCTGGCCTCCGAGCTAATGATCCCCGGCAATGACATTCTCGAACAGCTGGAGCTTCCCCCGGGCAGTCAAACCGTTTATATCTCTCGTCTCCGGCTGTTGGACAACAATCCGATGGTTATCGAAAACAACTATTTTTCCATTCAATATTCGTTTTTGCTGGAAGAGAACCTGAATGATCATTCATTGTTTCAAATTTTGAAAGAAAAAACAGGGATTCAGATATCCAAATCCAAACGTACGATCGAGATTTGCCGGGCCACTATGCAGGAGGCTTCCTATCTGCAGGTCAGCAAGAATAGTCCTCTGCTGCTGGTCCATGGCGTCGTATACGGGAACAACGATAAAATCGTATATGTAGGAAACCAAATCATCAACGGCGAGAAATATAAACTGCATGTATAA
- a CDS encoding ABC transporter ATP-binding protein: protein MGNPSPYLLEVRELKKHYTSKSGLLSRKKPVVKAVDGISLNIRKGEILGLVGESGCGKSTLGRSILRLIEPTSGNIVFEGQDILAYGKEEKRMMRKELQIIFQDSGAALNPRMTVGEIIGAPLDIYGLAQGEAKERRINELLELVGLNKDYVNRFPHEFSGGQKQRIGIARALAVEPKLIVCDEPVSALDVSVRAQVLNLMKELKEKLGLTYLFISHDLSVVHHLCDRVAVMYLGKIVEITDRNELYGNPLHPYTKALLSAIPNPNPEISRERIVLEGDVPSPSNPPPGCSFHTRCPYRMDKCSVEVPILLQTQGNHSVSCHLYNDEH, encoded by the coding sequence ATGGGAAACCCCAGTCCCTATCTGCTGGAAGTCCGGGAGCTGAAAAAACATTATACCTCCAAATCGGGTCTGCTGAGCCGGAAAAAACCGGTTGTCAAAGCGGTGGACGGGATCAGCCTGAATATCCGCAAAGGGGAAATATTGGGGCTGGTCGGAGAGAGCGGCTGCGGAAAATCCACATTGGGCCGCTCGATCCTGAGATTAATTGAGCCGACTTCCGGGAATATTGTCTTCGAAGGACAAGACATCCTTGCGTACGGCAAGGAAGAAAAGCGGATGATGAGGAAAGAGCTGCAGATTATTTTTCAGGATTCGGGTGCGGCGTTAAATCCGCGTATGACTGTCGGTGAAATCATTGGCGCACCTTTGGATATATATGGACTTGCCCAAGGCGAAGCTAAAGAAAGACGCATTAACGAGCTGCTTGAGCTGGTCGGATTGAACAAAGATTATGTTAACCGGTTTCCGCATGAATTTTCGGGCGGCCAAAAACAGCGGATCGGTATTGCGAGGGCATTGGCGGTGGAGCCGAAGCTGATCGTTTGCGATGAGCCCGTTTCCGCCCTGGACGTCTCTGTACGGGCGCAAGTATTAAATTTGATGAAAGAGCTGAAGGAGAAGCTGGGATTAACCTATCTGTTCATCTCCCATGACCTGAGTGTGGTTCATCATTTGTGCGACCGGGTGGCCGTGATGTACTTGGGCAAAATTGTTGAGATCACAGACCGGAATGAGCTGTATGGAAATCCGCTTCATCCCTATACCAAAGCATTGCTGTCAGCGATTCCGAATCCCAATCCCGAAATAAGCAGAGAACGGATCGTTTTAGAAGGGGATGTGCCAAGTCCGTCCAATCCTCCTCCCGGATGCTCCTTCCACACACGCTGCCCGTACCGGATGGACAAATGTTCGGTAGAGGTCCCGATTTTGCTGCAAACCCAGGGTAACCACAGTGTTTCATGCCACTTATACAACGATGAGCACTAG
- a CDS encoding ABC transporter ATP-binding protein: MSDYLLEVKGLKTYFNHFNKQVPAVNGVDFVVRKGETLGIVGESGCGKSVTAMSILKLLAPEAKIVDGQVLFKGKDLVGLNDRQMTRIRGNEISIIFQEPMTSLNPAYTVGYQIGEAIRTHQKLDKKTTRSRAVEMLKLVGIPDPDKRVDEYPHELSGGMRQRVMIAMALSCNPELLIADEPTTALDVTVQAQILELMKSLKDKFHTSIMMITHDLGVVAEMADYVIVMYAGTVVEYSDVKSLYNKPLHPYTEGLMNSLPKIDDPKDKLEAIPGSVPSLYDLPKGCSFWPRCPYAQEICKQEKPELYEVDQRKVRCFLYSGKIERR; the protein is encoded by the coding sequence ATGAGTGATTATCTGCTGGAGGTAAAAGGGTTAAAAACCTATTTCAATCATTTCAACAAACAGGTTCCCGCTGTCAATGGTGTAGATTTTGTAGTGCGTAAAGGTGAAACGCTGGGAATTGTCGGGGAGTCCGGCTGCGGCAAAAGCGTGACTGCGATGTCCATTTTAAAGCTGCTGGCGCCTGAAGCCAAAATTGTGGATGGTCAAGTGCTGTTCAAGGGGAAGGATCTGGTCGGTCTGAACGACCGCCAGATGACCCGGATCCGGGGCAACGAAATTTCAATCATTTTTCAGGAGCCGATGACCTCACTCAATCCGGCATATACGGTGGGCTATCAAATCGGGGAAGCTATCCGGACCCACCAGAAGCTGGACAAGAAAACGACCCGGAGCAGGGCGGTCGAAATGCTCAAGCTGGTCGGGATACCCGATCCGGATAAAAGAGTGGATGAATATCCGCATGAGCTGAGCGGAGGGATGAGGCAAAGGGTCATGATTGCCATGGCTCTTTCCTGCAACCCTGAGCTGCTGATCGCTGACGAGCCCACCACCGCGCTGGATGTTACCGTGCAGGCGCAAATTCTGGAATTGATGAAAAGCCTGAAAGACAAGTTCCACACTTCGATTATGATGATTACGCATGATTTGGGTGTCGTCGCTGAAATGGCCGATTATGTTATCGTCATGTATGCAGGAACAGTTGTTGAATACAGTGACGTTAAGTCCTTGTATAACAAACCTCTGCATCCCTATACGGAAGGCCTGATGAATTCCTTGCCGAAAATTGATGATCCCAAGGATAAGCTTGAGGCGATTCCCGGCTCCGTTCCCAGTCTGTATGACCTCCCCAAAGGCTGCAGCTTTTGGCCTAGATGCCCTTATGCCCAGGAGATATGCAAACAGGAGAAGCCGGAGCTGTATGAGGTCGATCAACGCAAAGTCAGATGCTTTCTATATTCCGGAAAAATCGAAAGAAGGTGA
- a CDS encoding M20/M25/M40 family metallo-hydrolase, producing MELTEMKDVFDYLEQHFEEDLKSTQEFMRLKSISATGEGIRETAQVVKAMIEEVGGASEIIETPGHPIVYGKLDEGAQYTLLIYSMYDVLPAEEPDWISDPWAAEIHDFQDYGKCIIGRGAVNTKGPTAAFFNTIKAYKKIKGKLPVNLVFLIEGEEELSSKSLQQFLVDNKDKFAECDAMFFPSFGEENRVASIFMGVKGIVSFELKAKGGSWGGPKERGIHGAFAAWVGNPAWRLVKALSTMVGEDEKEILVEGFYDGILPLAKEGEDALDASADLLDEEQWKKAYAIDRFKWDLEGLDLWKKMLTVPTLNIDGIKGGYIGEGSKTLLPHETTVKMDIRLVPGMDPEKMLGKIRNHLDKHGYSDIEITEYGKAYYPSSVPYYSTSVQTLKRMYELMGARPQIWPWNPGSAPYFLFGKILGLPYVTGGMGHGSRQHSSNEYCTVKGVLDFEKSMVYYLNLFPQVAEEMKNRE from the coding sequence ATGGAGCTCACTGAAATGAAGGATGTTTTTGATTATCTGGAGCAGCATTTTGAAGAGGATCTCAAATCGACACAAGAGTTCATGAGGTTAAAATCGATCTCAGCCACAGGTGAGGGCATCCGTGAAACGGCGCAGGTTGTCAAGGCGATGATTGAAGAGGTCGGCGGCGCTTCAGAGATTATCGAAACACCGGGCCATCCGATTGTATACGGCAAACTGGATGAAGGGGCACAGTATACCCTGTTGATTTACAGCATGTACGATGTGCTGCCGGCGGAAGAGCCGGACTGGATCTCTGACCCGTGGGCGGCGGAAATTCATGACTTTCAGGATTACGGCAAATGTATCATCGGCAGGGGCGCAGTCAATACCAAAGGACCTACAGCAGCGTTCTTCAATACGATCAAGGCGTACAAAAAGATCAAAGGAAAGCTGCCGGTTAATCTGGTATTCCTGATCGAAGGCGAAGAAGAGCTGTCTTCCAAATCCCTGCAGCAGTTTCTGGTGGACAACAAAGACAAATTTGCCGAATGCGACGCCATGTTTTTTCCGTCATTCGGTGAAGAAAACCGGGTAGCCTCGATTTTTATGGGTGTGAAGGGGATCGTAAGCTTCGAGTTGAAGGCGAAGGGCGGAAGCTGGGGTGGCCCGAAGGAAAGAGGGATTCACGGGGCTTTTGCCGCCTGGGTCGGCAATCCGGCCTGGCGGCTGGTGAAGGCTCTGTCGACCATGGTCGGGGAAGATGAGAAGGAGATTCTGGTGGAGGGCTTCTACGACGGCATTCTGCCTTTGGCGAAGGAAGGCGAAGATGCCTTGGACGCATCGGCTGATCTGCTGGACGAAGAGCAATGGAAAAAGGCATATGCAATCGACCGGTTCAAATGGGATTTGGAAGGCCTGGACTTGTGGAAAAAGATGCTGACGGTGCCAACCCTGAATATTGACGGCATCAAAGGCGGCTATATCGGCGAAGGCTCCAAAACACTGCTGCCCCATGAAACCACCGTGAAGATGGATATACGGCTTGTTCCGGGCATGGACCCGGAGAAGATGCTTGGCAAAATCAGAAATCATCTGGACAAGCACGGGTATTCCGATATTGAGATTACGGAGTATGGGAAGGCCTATTATCCTTCCAGTGTTCCCTACTACTCCACGTCAGTGCAGACCCTGAAAAGAATGTATGAGCTGATGGGTGCGCGTCCGCAGATCTGGCCGTGGAATCCGGGGTCCGCCCCCTATTTTTTATTCGGAAAAATATTGGGACTCCCCTACGTAACCGGAGGAATGGGTCATGGTTCAAGACAGCACTCCAGCAATGAGTACTGTACAGTCAAAGGCGTGCTGGATTTCGAGAAGTCGATGGTCTATTACTTGAACCTGTTCCCGCAAGTAGCCGAAGAGATGAAGAACCGTGAATAA
- a CDS encoding ABC transporter substrate-binding protein, with translation MKKNNRLLFVLVMMLTASLLLFGCSSNAGNTAGNASSPPGTEASPQPQSEGGAASGIVTMAIISTWDTLNIYNTSGNYGNAVADQLFERLVFREHGGNVIPRLAKSWAMADDNLSMTFELADNVTWHDGEKLTAKDIVFTVQAMTNPAVNNYYRSAFNVLAGTDADGIAQDPAKVGVEAVSDTSVKFTFKEPKAEETILNAFLSFLYVLPEHILGQGDPASINTSGFWNAPVGAGPFKFVKQTAGESLQLEAFTDYYQGSPGFKTLVVRVVPAANLTAGLINGDIDVVAMGSIPLSDWDTVKNNPDIVASSIPDYSYQYMLFNLSKDTFQDSNVRTAFDKAINKTLIVDNLMKGEGGVAVGPMPKYHPYYNQSLVPNAYNPDEAKQMLEAAGFDFKREYLLIVPQGNQVREQSALLIQQDLAAIGVKVKIETYDFATLLSMLKNGESDLGLLGGGSNIDPGESSVIMKPGDSRNYSLLKDSKWYDIAAKGFSLYDFDQRKAVYDEYQQALVKDQPYIWLYHQNNLWAHSSRLTDVPMEDFVWMNFASWKWKIAK, from the coding sequence ATGAAGAAGAACAACCGCTTACTGTTCGTGCTGGTGATGATGCTTACAGCTTCACTTCTTTTGTTTGGATGTTCATCGAACGCAGGCAACACTGCCGGAAACGCCAGCAGTCCGCCGGGGACAGAGGCAAGTCCGCAGCCGCAGAGCGAGGGCGGGGCAGCCAGCGGAATTGTAACCATGGCCATTATTTCTACCTGGGACACACTCAATATTTACAACACTTCAGGGAATTACGGCAACGCGGTTGCCGACCAGTTGTTCGAACGCCTCGTTTTCAGAGAGCATGGCGGCAATGTCATCCCCCGGCTCGCCAAATCCTGGGCCATGGCGGACGATAATCTGTCGATGACGTTCGAGCTTGCCGATAATGTCACCTGGCATGACGGGGAAAAGCTGACCGCGAAGGATATTGTCTTCACTGTGCAGGCAATGACCAATCCGGCTGTTAACAACTACTACCGTTCCGCCTTCAATGTACTCGCTGGCACAGATGCAGATGGCATTGCGCAGGATCCGGCAAAAGTGGGCGTGGAAGCGGTAAGCGATACCTCTGTCAAATTCACATTCAAGGAACCAAAGGCCGAAGAAACAATCCTGAATGCGTTCCTGAGCTTCCTTTATGTTCTTCCTGAGCATATTTTGGGCCAAGGCGATCCGGCTTCGATCAACACCTCCGGGTTCTGGAATGCCCCGGTTGGCGCCGGTCCCTTCAAATTCGTCAAACAGACCGCAGGCGAATCGCTTCAATTGGAGGCTTTTACTGATTATTATCAGGGCAGCCCCGGCTTCAAAACGCTGGTCGTACGTGTCGTGCCGGCGGCCAACCTTACTGCAGGTTTGATCAACGGGGATATCGATGTGGTGGCGATGGGGAGCATTCCGCTGTCCGACTGGGACACGGTCAAAAACAATCCGGATATTGTAGCTTCCTCCATCCCGGATTATTCCTACCAGTACATGTTGTTTAACTTGTCCAAGGACACCTTCCAGGATTCTAACGTAAGAACAGCCTTTGACAAAGCGATCAACAAAACTCTGATTGTCGACAACCTCATGAAAGGCGAAGGGGGAGTTGCGGTCGGGCCGATGCCGAAGTACCACCCCTACTACAATCAGAGCCTGGTGCCGAACGCATACAACCCGGATGAAGCCAAGCAGATGCTGGAAGCGGCCGGCTTCGACTTTAAGCGTGAATATCTGCTGATCGTCCCGCAGGGCAACCAGGTCAGAGAGCAGTCGGCGCTATTGATCCAGCAGGATTTGGCGGCCATCGGGGTAAAGGTGAAGATTGAGACCTATGATTTTGCCACACTCCTGTCGATGCTTAAGAATGGGGAATCGGACCTTGGCCTGCTGGGCGGAGGCAGCAATATTGACCCGGGCGAAAGCAGCGTCATTATGAAGCCGGGCGACTCGAGAAACTATTCCCTGCTGAAAGATTCCAAATGGTACGATATTGCCGCCAAAGGCTTTTCTCTTTATGATTTTGACCAACGAAAAGCGGTATACGATGAGTACCAACAGGCCCTCGTGAAGGATCAGCCGTATATCTGGCTCTACCATCAAAACAATTTGTGGGCCCATTCCTCCCGCCTGACTGACGTGCCGATGGAGGACTTCGTCTGGATGAATTTCGCGTCATGGAAATGGAAGATCGCCAAATAA
- a CDS encoding ABC transporter permease, translating into MKRYCHNKLAIAGLVSIVLIGLLVAFLPPFLQYAEDQIDPLAFSAAPGGSHLLGTDDVGRDVLSRLLNGGRVSLFVGILSALISVALGIPLGLLAAFFRGKFETVTMRLADIFLSFPNIILILFLVSIFGPSIITVTVVIGVLGWPFFARLMFGTVLSIKEKDYIEGAAAIGEKQRTIIFKYILPNAIAPILIQITFRIAGAIILESSLSFLGMGVQPPAASWGNMLYNAQSITILSERPWMWLPPGLLLILTILSINFVGNGLRDALDPKTRL; encoded by the coding sequence ATGAAACGGTATTGTCACAACAAACTGGCTATTGCAGGACTGGTCTCCATCGTGCTGATCGGGCTGCTCGTTGCCTTTCTCCCCCCGTTCCTGCAATATGCCGAAGACCAAATCGACCCGCTCGCTTTCAGCGCAGCCCCCGGCGGCAGCCATCTCCTGGGGACGGATGATGTTGGACGGGATGTCCTGAGCCGGCTGTTAAACGGCGGACGCGTATCGCTTTTTGTCGGGATTCTCTCCGCATTGATCAGTGTCGCGCTGGGGATTCCGCTCGGGCTGCTGGCTGCCTTTTTCCGGGGGAAGTTCGAAACGGTGACCATGCGGTTAGCTGATATCTTCCTGTCCTTCCCGAATATAATTCTGATCCTGTTTCTGGTCTCCATTTTTGGCCCTTCCATTATTACGGTAACTGTGGTAATCGGCGTACTGGGCTGGCCGTTTTTCGCCAGGCTCATGTTTGGCACCGTGCTGAGCATCAAAGAAAAGGATTATATCGAAGGTGCGGCCGCTATCGGCGAGAAGCAGAGAACCATCATTTTCAAATACATTTTGCCCAACGCCATCGCGCCGATCCTCATTCAAATCACCTTTCGGATTGCCGGGGCGATCATTCTTGAATCGTCACTGAGCTTTCTCGGCATGGGTGTTCAGCCTCCGGCTGCTTCCTGGGGGAATATGCTGTACAATGCGCAGTCCATCACGATTTTATCGGAACGGCCATGGATGTGGCTGCCTCCCGGACTTCTGCTTATCCTCACTATCTTATCCATTAATTTTGTCGGCAACGGCCTGCGGGACGCATTGGACCCCAAAACCAGACTTTAA
- a CDS encoding ABC transporter permease — translation MMKTYVLRRLLIALPTFLGITILVFFVSYLASGSPLELLLSNQNISEAEIERQRIKLGLDQPVYMQYFSWLGNMLTGNFGESYRTMEAVTSMILKGLGATSILVVASVLLACLIAIPLGIQSARHQSKLWDNLAAVFSFLATSTPSFFIALVLLYLFSVKLQLLPIGGMYTVGTANSFLSLLAHLIMPCLVLSFHMMGTLIQFTRSSMLEVMREDYVRTAKAKGLQERVLIVRHVLRNSLIPVATYLGMEIPLLLGGAVVTEQVFSWPGIGKLMIQSISARDYPVIMGVTVLVALAVLIFNLITDLVYGLLDPRIRYD, via the coding sequence ATGATGAAAACATATGTATTGCGGCGGCTGCTCATCGCATTGCCGACGTTTTTGGGAATTACCATACTGGTGTTTTTTGTTTCCTACCTGGCGTCGGGAAGCCCGCTGGAGCTGCTGCTCAGCAATCAAAACATTTCGGAAGCAGAAATTGAGCGGCAGCGGATCAAGCTTGGTTTGGATCAGCCGGTCTATATGCAGTATTTTTCCTGGCTGGGCAATATGCTTACAGGCAATTTCGGCGAATCGTACCGGACGATGGAAGCCGTGACCAGCATGATTCTTAAAGGTTTGGGGGCTACCTCCATTCTAGTTGTCGCTTCGGTCCTCCTGGCTTGCCTGATTGCCATCCCGTTAGGCATCCAGTCGGCAAGGCACCAAAGTAAATTATGGGACAACCTGGCCGCTGTGTTTTCCTTCCTGGCCACCTCAACGCCCAGCTTTTTTATTGCCTTGGTGCTGCTTTATTTATTTTCGGTAAAATTGCAGCTTCTGCCTATCGGCGGAATGTACACCGTTGGGACAGCTAACAGCTTCTTGTCATTATTGGCGCATCTGATTATGCCTTGCCTGGTGTTATCCTTTCACATGATGGGGACGCTGATTCAATTTACGCGCAGCAGCATGCTGGAGGTGATGCGGGAGGACTACGTCCGGACCGCCAAAGCGAAGGGATTACAGGAGCGTGTGCTGATTGTAAGACATGTGCTCCGGAATTCCCTGATCCCCGTGGCTACCTATCTGGGGATGGAGATTCCGCTTCTGCTCGGCGGTGCGGTCGTTACCGAACAGGTTTTTTCCTGGCCGGGGATCGGAAAGCTGATGATTCAGTCCATCTCCGCCCGTGACTATCCTGTCATTATGGGAGTTACGGTGCTGGTTGCGCTGGCAGTCTTGATTTTTAATCTTATTACGGATCTTGTCTATGGATTGTTGGATCCGAGGATTCGTTATGACTAG
- a CDS encoding SIS domain-containing protein → MEIKDIISDIRSKLKENGGLKHIYFVACGGSQAAIFSGHYLIQKEARTFGTSIYNSSEFVHATPAMLDEQCIVVLCSLNATAETVQAVQLANERGAYTIAMTGFPTTEMATNGMYPVVYSNGEQQIYSQGNQSSVLRISFEILHQFEAYAHYQAALEAFTKVDSIVASARTYIKRIASRFADEYKDDEIFYVMASGPAYSTAYTMAYCHFMEMQWRHAVPMHSGEYFHGPFETTDKNIPIILFVSEGATRPLDERALTFLTRYAQRVTVIDAKELGINIIDDSVAEYFLSVIMIPVERDIVSRMAEIRNHSMNMRRYMWKVEY, encoded by the coding sequence ATGGAAATTAAGGACATTATCAGTGACATCAGAAGCAAGCTCAAGGAAAACGGGGGACTGAAGCATATTTACTTTGTTGCCTGCGGAGGCTCCCAGGCGGCAATCTTCAGCGGCCATTATCTCATTCAAAAAGAGGCACGGACCTTCGGAACCTCGATCTATAACAGCAGTGAATTTGTCCATGCGACACCGGCGATGCTGGATGAACAGTGCATTGTGGTGCTGTGCTCGCTAAATGCCACGGCTGAAACGGTGCAAGCCGTTCAACTGGCGAATGAGCGGGGAGCCTATACAATCGCCATGACCGGGTTTCCCACCACAGAGATGGCCACAAACGGCATGTATCCCGTAGTCTATTCGAACGGAGAGCAGCAAATTTACAGCCAAGGCAACCAATCCTCCGTACTGCGCATCAGCTTTGAAATTCTGCATCAGTTCGAAGCCTATGCCCACTACCAGGCGGCGCTCGAAGCATTCACCAAGGTGGACTCGATAGTGGCCAGCGCCCGCACTTATATCAAACGTATCGCCAGCAGGTTTGCGGATGAGTACAAGGACGATGAAATCTTCTACGTCATGGCAAGCGGCCCGGCCTATAGCACAGCTTATACGATGGCTTATTGCCACTTTATGGAGATGCAATGGAGGCATGCGGTGCCGATGCATTCAGGTGAATATTTTCATGGACCGTTTGAAACGACCGATAAAAACATCCCGATCATCCTCTTTGTGTCGGAAGGCGCCACCCGTCCGCTCGACGAACGGGCTTTGACCTTCCTGACCCGCTATGCCCAGCGGGTGACTGTCATCGATGCAAAAGAACTGGGAATTAACATCATTGACGATTCCGTTGCCGAGTATTTCCTCTCCGTCATCATGATCCCGGTGGAACGGGATATCGTGTCCCGTATGGCTGAGATCAGAAATCATTCTATGAATATGCGCAGATACATGTGGAAGGTGGAATATTAA